The following are encoded together in the Halomonas halophila genome:
- the kbl gene encoding glycine C-acetyltransferase gives MYGDFQRHLRDELAAIEQAGLTKHERELATPQGAHVGVANDGEVLNLCANNYLGLAQHPEVQAAARQGLDEWGYGLASVRFICGTQTLHKTLEARLSEFLGTEDTILYPSCFDANGGLFEALLGPEDAVISDELNHASIIDGVRLCKASRYRYRNSDMADLEAQLQAADAAGTRFKLITTDGVFSMDGYIAKLDEICDLAERYGALVHVDDCHATGFLGEGGRGSHEYRGCLGRIDILTGTLGKALGGASGGYTSARREIVELLRQRSRPYLFSNTVAPPVVAGALKALELAGESRELRDRLSDNTAYFRRGLEDLGFELLPGEHPIVPVMLHDAALAARFADEMLKEGIYVIAFSYPVVPKGRARIRTQVSAALTREDLDAALAAFGRVKARLEDAAPMA, from the coding sequence ATGTACGGCGACTTTCAGCGGCATCTGCGCGACGAGCTCGCGGCCATCGAGCAGGCCGGCCTGACCAAGCACGAACGCGAGCTGGCGACCCCCCAGGGCGCCCATGTGGGCGTGGCGAACGACGGCGAGGTGCTCAACCTCTGCGCCAACAACTACCTGGGGCTGGCCCAGCATCCCGAGGTCCAGGCGGCCGCCAGGCAGGGGTTGGACGAGTGGGGCTACGGCCTGGCCTCGGTGCGCTTCATCTGCGGCACCCAGACCCTGCACAAGACCCTGGAGGCGAGGCTCAGCGAGTTCCTGGGCACCGAGGACACCATCCTCTATCCGTCCTGCTTCGACGCCAATGGCGGGCTGTTCGAGGCCCTGCTGGGCCCCGAGGACGCGGTGATCTCCGACGAGCTCAACCATGCCAGCATCATCGACGGCGTGCGGCTGTGCAAGGCGAGCCGCTATCGCTACCGCAACAGCGACATGGCCGATCTGGAGGCCCAGCTCCAGGCCGCCGACGCCGCCGGCACGCGTTTCAAGCTGATCACCACCGACGGCGTCTTCTCCATGGATGGCTACATCGCCAAGCTCGACGAGATCTGCGATCTGGCCGAGCGCTACGGGGCCCTGGTCCACGTCGACGACTGCCACGCCACCGGCTTCCTGGGGGAGGGCGGTCGCGGCAGCCACGAGTACCGCGGCTGCCTGGGGCGGATCGATATTCTCACCGGCACCCTGGGCAAGGCCCTGGGCGGGGCCAGCGGCGGCTACACCAGCGCCCGGCGCGAGATCGTCGAACTGCTGCGTCAGCGCTCGCGGCCCTACCTGTTCTCCAATACCGTGGCGCCGCCGGTGGTGGCCGGCGCGCTCAAGGCGCTGGAGCTGGCCGGTGAGTCCCGCGAGCTGCGCGACCGGCTGAGCGACAACACCGCCTACTTCCGTCGCGGGCTCGAGGACCTGGGCTTCGAGCTGCTCCCGGGTGAGCATCCCATCGTGCCGGTGATGCTGCACGATGCGGCCCTGGCGGCGCGCTTCGCCGACGAGATGCTGAAGGAAGGCATCTACGTGATCGCCTTTTCCTACCCGGTGGTGCCCAAGGGCCGCGCCCGCATCCGCACCCAGGTTTCGGCGGCGCTGACCCGCGAGGACCTGGACGCCGCCCTGGCCGCCTTCGGGCGGGTCAAGGCCCGCCTGGAAGATGCCGCTCCGATGGCCTGA
- a CDS encoding ABC transporter permease translates to MRKRTLHRGLTGFWWLTLAFLYLPLAVVVLFSFNSANSSANFADFSLRWYFQLLGNEEILSAFGNSLVLAICSSVIALGIGCVFGYGMYRHRHRKLGWLIVLIYLPIVLPDIVFGISEMAFFVQIHEWTGLLSPGLGTMIIAHVTFQIPFVALIVYSRFVGLDPTLFEAAKDLYATPVKRVVHFMLPTLKPALISAFFLSFTLSVDDFVISFFTAGPESATLPIYIWGAIKKGVSPEINAIAALMIFAVAAAAILSLAFSRRRPS, encoded by the coding sequence ATGAGAAAGCGGACCCTGCATCGTGGCCTGACCGGTTTCTGGTGGCTGACCCTGGCCTTTCTCTATCTGCCGCTGGCGGTCGTGGTACTGTTCTCCTTCAACTCCGCCAACAGCTCGGCCAACTTCGCCGACTTCTCGCTGCGCTGGTATTTCCAGCTGCTGGGCAACGAGGAGATCCTGTCGGCCTTCGGTAACAGCCTGGTGCTGGCCATCTGCTCCTCGGTGATCGCCCTGGGGATCGGCTGCGTGTTCGGCTACGGCATGTACCGTCACCGTCATCGCAAGCTCGGCTGGCTGATCGTGCTGATCTACCTGCCCATCGTGCTGCCCGACATCGTCTTCGGCATCTCCGAGATGGCCTTCTTCGTGCAGATCCACGAATGGACCGGGCTGCTGTCGCCGGGGCTCGGCACCATGATCATCGCCCACGTGACCTTCCAGATTCCCTTCGTGGCACTGATCGTGTATTCGCGCTTCGTGGGGCTGGATCCGACGCTGTTCGAGGCCGCCAAGGACCTCTATGCGACGCCGGTCAAGCGGGTGGTGCACTTCATGCTGCCGACCCTCAAGCCGGCGTTGATATCCGCCTTCTTCCTGTCGTTTACGCTGTCGGTGGATGACTTCGTCATCAGTTTCTTCACCGCCGGCCCGGAGAGCGCGACCCTGCCGATCTATATCTGGGGCGCGATCAAGAAGGGGGTCTCGCCGGAGATCAACGCCATCGCCGCGTTGATGATCTTTGCCGTGGCCGCGGCCGCCATCCTGAGTCTGGCATTCAGCCGTCGTCGGCCGTCCTGA
- the prfA gene encoding peptide chain release factor 1 → MKASLRQRLDAFAERFEELAALLADPEVITDQARFRDYSREYTELEPLVEAWREHRGVEGDIAAAEAMADDADAEMRELAEMEREEGRERLVELEARLKQLLIPRDPDDAGNVFLEVRAGTGGDEAALFAGDLFRMYSRYAEQHGWKVEVVSASHGDMGGYKEIISRIKGEGVYGRLKFESGAHRVQRVPATESQGRIHTSACTVAVMPEADEVGDVDINQNDLRVDTFRSSGAGGQHVNTTDSAIRITHLPTGVVVECQEERSQHKNRAKAMSLLAARLKQAAQDSQRQQQADERRSLVGSGDRSERIRTYNFPQGRVTDHRINLTLYKLGEVIGGEQLDEVIEPLIQEHQADQLAALQQEA, encoded by the coding sequence ATGAAAGCTTCCCTGCGTCAGCGTCTCGACGCCTTTGCCGAGCGCTTCGAGGAGCTCGCCGCCCTGCTGGCGGACCCCGAGGTGATCACCGACCAGGCCCGCTTCCGCGACTACTCCCGCGAATACACCGAGCTCGAGCCCCTGGTGGAAGCCTGGCGCGAGCATCGCGGCGTGGAAGGCGACATCGCGGCCGCCGAGGCCATGGCCGACGACGCCGACGCCGAGATGCGCGAGCTGGCCGAGATGGAGCGCGAGGAAGGCCGGGAGCGGCTGGTCGAGCTCGAGGCGCGCCTCAAGCAGCTGCTGATCCCCCGCGACCCGGACGATGCCGGCAACGTCTTCCTCGAGGTTCGCGCCGGCACCGGCGGCGACGAGGCGGCGCTGTTCGCCGGCGACCTGTTCCGCATGTACTCGCGCTACGCCGAGCAGCACGGCTGGAAGGTCGAGGTGGTCAGCGCCAGCCACGGTGACATGGGCGGCTACAAGGAGATCATCTCGCGCATCAAGGGCGAGGGCGTCTACGGGCGGCTCAAGTTCGAGTCCGGCGCCCACCGTGTGCAGCGTGTGCCGGCCACCGAGTCCCAGGGCCGCATCCACACCTCGGCCTGCACCGTGGCGGTGATGCCCGAGGCCGATGAGGTCGGTGACGTCGACATCAACCAGAACGATCTGCGCGTCGACACCTTCCGCTCCAGCGGCGCCGGCGGCCAGCACGTCAACACCACCGACTCCGCGATCCGCATCACCCACCTGCCCACCGGGGTGGTGGTGGAATGTCAGGAGGAGCGCAGCCAGCACAAGAACCGCGCCAAGGCCATGTCGCTGCTGGCCGCCCGCCTCAAGCAGGCCGCCCAGGACAGCCAGCGCCAGCAGCAGGCCGACGAGCGCCGTTCGCTGGTGGGCTCGGGTGATCGCAGCGAGCGCATCCGCACCTACAACTTCCCCCAGGGCCGGGTGACCGACCACCGCATCAACCTGACCCTCTACAAGCTCGGCGAGGTGATCGGCGGCGAGCAGCTCGACGAGGTGATCGAGCCGCTGATCCAGGAGCACCAGGCCGACCAGCTCGCCGCCCTGCAGCAGGAGGCCTGA
- the prmC gene encoding peptide chain release factor N(5)-glutamine methyltransferase yields MRLDLLLARAAQRLLNAGSPSARLDAEVLLCHVLEVDRTWLYTWGDREADAEAEARFEALVVEREAGHPVAHLTGEREFWGLRLATSPATLIPRPDTETLVEAALAAAGETGRLLDLGTGTGALALAFASERPGWAVTGVDLRPEAVALARDNAARHGLGNARFLVSDWFTALDEEGGDARFELIVSNPPYIADDDPHLARGDVRFEPRSALVAADDGLADLRHLVATARDHLVADGWLMLEHGAGQAAAVCEALAAAGYREVSSRRDLGGHERISLGRR; encoded by the coding sequence ATGCGCCTCGACCTGCTGCTGGCCCGGGCCGCCCAGCGGCTGCTGAATGCCGGCTCGCCGAGCGCAAGGCTCGACGCCGAGGTGCTGCTGTGCCACGTGCTCGAGGTCGATCGCACCTGGCTCTACACCTGGGGCGACCGCGAGGCCGACGCCGAGGCCGAGGCGCGTTTCGAGGCGCTGGTCGTCGAGCGCGAGGCCGGTCATCCGGTCGCGCATCTGACCGGCGAGCGCGAGTTCTGGGGCCTGCGGCTCGCCACCTCGCCGGCCACCCTGATTCCGCGCCCGGACACCGAGACCCTGGTGGAGGCGGCGCTGGCCGCGGCCGGCGAGACGGGGCGGCTGCTCGACCTGGGCACCGGCACCGGCGCGTTGGCGCTGGCCTTCGCCAGCGAGCGGCCGGGCTGGGCGGTGACCGGCGTCGACCTGCGCCCCGAGGCAGTGGCCCTGGCGCGGGACAACGCCGCCCGCCACGGCCTCGGCAACGCCCGCTTCCTGGTCAGCGACTGGTTTACGGCGCTGGACGAGGAGGGCGGTGACGCCCGCTTCGAGCTGATCGTCTCCAACCCGCCCTACATCGCCGACGACGATCCGCACCTCGCCCGCGGCGACGTGCGCTTCGAGCCGCGCAGCGCCCTGGTGGCCGCCGATGACGGCCTGGCCGACCTGCGCCATCTGGTGGCGACGGCGCGGGATCATCTGGTTGCCGACGGCTGGCTGATGCTGGAACACGGTGCCGGCCAGGCCGCGGCGGTATGCGAGGCCCTCGCCGCGGCCGGCTATCGCGAGGTGTCGAGCCGCCGCGATCTCGGCGGGCACGAGCGGATCAGTCTGGGGCGGCGCTGA
- a CDS encoding NAD(P)/FAD-dependent oxidoreductase encodes MSSSVSDGPASWYRASVAVELEPCRPLEGEARADVCVIGGGVTGCSTALHLAEQGYSVVLLEAGDVGHGASGRSGGQILPGLGTDITTVQQAMGLTRAREVWEMSREAVRLTAELVERHAIPCELAWGYLHAAVKPRHVRELEAFREQLSRDYGYEALEWLEGDALREHVVTDAYPAALHDCEGGHLHPLNYTLGLARAAQRAGVRLHPRSAAVEIRRGRPATVLTEHGRVSADFVVLAANAYHRDLVPELSGRIMRAANYMIATAPLSEAQAAQVLPRNDALSDANFVLDYYRLSADRRLIYGGEVSYDGREPPRLQSRMDAKIARLFPVLEGVPIEYRWGGDVAITLNRAPDFGRLGDNLYYAQGYSGHGMALAGLAGKLMAEAIRGQSERFDVFAAMPHRQFPGGRALRKPLLVLATNFYKLRDRL; translated from the coding sequence ATGAGCAGTTCCGTCTCCGACGGCCCGGCCTCGTGGTATCGCGCCTCGGTCGCCGTCGAGCTCGAGCCCTGTCGACCGCTGGAAGGGGAGGCACGGGCGGACGTGTGCGTGATCGGTGGCGGTGTCACCGGCTGTTCGACCGCTCTGCACCTGGCCGAACAGGGCTACTCGGTGGTGCTTCTGGAGGCCGGCGACGTCGGTCATGGCGCTTCTGGCCGTAGCGGCGGGCAGATCCTGCCGGGATTGGGCACCGATATCACCACCGTCCAGCAAGCCATGGGCCTGACCCGCGCGCGGGAGGTGTGGGAAATGAGCCGCGAGGCGGTGCGTCTCACCGCCGAGCTGGTCGAGCGCCACGCCATTCCCTGCGAGCTGGCCTGGGGGTATCTGCATGCCGCGGTGAAGCCGCGACATGTTCGTGAGCTCGAGGCCTTCCGTGAACAGCTGTCTCGGGACTACGGCTACGAGGCCCTCGAATGGCTCGAGGGCGATGCCCTGCGCGAGCACGTGGTCACCGATGCCTATCCGGCCGCCCTTCATGACTGCGAGGGCGGCCACCTTCACCCTCTCAACTACACCCTGGGACTGGCCCGGGCCGCGCAGCGCGCGGGAGTGCGTCTCCATCCCCGCAGTGCCGCCGTCGAGATCCGGCGTGGCCGGCCGGCCACCGTCCTCACCGAGCATGGTCGCGTGAGCGCGGACTTCGTGGTGCTGGCGGCCAATGCCTACCACCGCGACCTGGTGCCGGAGCTTTCCGGGCGCATCATGCGCGCCGCGAACTACATGATCGCCACCGCTCCGCTGAGCGAGGCGCAGGCGGCGCAGGTGCTGCCCAGAAACGATGCCCTGTCCGACGCCAACTTCGTGCTCGACTACTATCGGCTCAGCGCGGACCGTCGCCTGATTTACGGCGGTGAGGTCAGCTACGACGGTCGCGAACCTCCGCGGCTCCAATCGCGCATGGACGCCAAGATCGCCCGGCTGTTCCCGGTGCTCGAGGGCGTGCCGATCGAATATCGCTGGGGCGGCGACGTGGCGATCACCCTGAACCGGGCCCCGGATTTCGGTCGCCTGGGCGACAATCTCTACTATGCCCAGGGCTATTCCGGCCATGGCATGGCCCTGGCGGGACTGGCCGGCAAGCTGATGGCCGAGGCGATCCGCGGCCAGAGCGAGCGTTTCGATGTCTTCGCCGCCATGCCGCACCGCCAGTTCCCGGGCGGGCGAGCCCTGCGAAAGCCGCTGCTGGTGCTGGCCACTAATTTCTACAAACTGCGCGACCGGCTCTGA
- a CDS encoding HesA/MoeB/ThiF family protein, giving the protein MNDDALLRYSRQIMLEQVDIAGQERLLAGHALVIGAGGLGSPVALYLAAAGMGRLTLADDDAVELSNLQRQIAHGTADLGRAKAESAREAALALNPEAEIRAITERLEGEALAAAVAEADVVLDCTDRFSSRYAINAACRVAGVPLVSGAAIRFSGQLAVFDPRDAESPCYACLYPPDDGGDEALSCAESGVVAPLVGLIGCFQALEAIKLVAHAGQVHRGLSTFDGLSGQWRHFRVPRDSACPVCGG; this is encoded by the coding sequence ATGAACGACGACGCGCTGCTGCGCTACAGCCGCCAGATCATGCTCGAGCAGGTCGACATCGCCGGCCAGGAGCGCCTGCTCGCCGGCCATGCCCTGGTGATCGGCGCCGGCGGGCTGGGTTCGCCGGTGGCGCTGTATCTGGCCGCGGCCGGCATGGGGCGGCTGACGCTGGCCGACGACGACGCGGTGGAACTCTCCAACCTGCAGCGCCAGATCGCCCACGGCACCGCTGACCTGGGGCGTGCCAAGGCCGAGTCCGCGCGGGAGGCGGCGCTGGCGCTTAATCCCGAGGCCGAGATCCGCGCCATCACCGAGCGCCTCGAGGGCGAGGCGCTGGCCGCGGCGGTGGCCGAAGCCGACGTGGTGCTCGACTGCACCGACCGGTTCTCGAGCCGCTACGCCATCAACGCCGCCTGCCGCGTCGCCGGCGTGCCGCTGGTCTCCGGGGCGGCGATCCGCTTCTCCGGCCAGCTGGCGGTGTTCGATCCGCGCGATGCCGAGAGTCCCTGCTACGCCTGCCTCTATCCGCCGGACGACGGCGGCGACGAGGCGTTGAGCTGCGCCGAGAGCGGTGTGGTGGCGCCTCTTGTCGGGCTGATCGGCTGTTTCCAGGCGCTCGAGGCGATCAAGCTGGTCGCCCACGCCGGGCAGGTGCACCGGGGACTCTCCACCTTCGACGGCCTCAGCGGCCAGTGGCGTCATTTCCGCGTGCCCCGCGACTCCGCCTGCCCGGTCTGCGGCGGCTGA
- a CDS encoding Lrp/AsnC ligand binding domain-containing protein — protein sequence MKTKTRSLDRIDLKILRCLQDNARISYVDLAAQVGLSTTPCLERVKRLERAGVIRGYKALLDPRALKANLLVFVEISLETQSPSVFDEFRRAVAKLPQIQECHLVSGQFDYILKCRIPEMSAYRQLLGEVVLTLPGVKESKSYVVMEEVKEEFSLHVPDIEEFEDK from the coding sequence ATGAAAACCAAGACCCGTTCGCTCGACCGCATCGACCTCAAGATCCTGCGCTGCCTGCAGGACAATGCCCGCATCTCCTACGTCGACCTGGCCGCCCAGGTCGGCTTGTCCACCACGCCCTGCCTGGAGCGCGTCAAGCGCCTCGAGCGCGCCGGGGTGATCCGCGGCTACAAGGCCCTGCTCGACCCGCGGGCGCTGAAGGCCAACCTGCTGGTGTTCGTCGAGATCAGTCTGGAGACCCAGTCGCCCTCGGTGTTCGACGAGTTTCGCCGGGCGGTGGCCAAGCTGCCGCAGATCCAGGAATGTCATCTGGTGTCGGGGCAGTTCGACTACATCCTCAAGTGCCGGATTCCCGAGATGTCGGCCTACCGCCAGCTGCTCGGCGAAGTGGTGCTGACCCTGCCCGGGGTCAAGGAGTCCAAGAGCTACGTGGTGATGGAAGAGGTCAAGGAGGAGTTCTCCCTCCACGTGCCCGACATCGAGGAATTCGAGGACAAGTGA
- the tdh gene encoding L-threonine 3-dehydrogenase, with translation MKALVKREAAPGLWLEDVPEPEVGINDVLVRVKRTAICGTDLHIYNWDAWAQQTIPVPMVVGHEFVGEIVAVGDNVNDFHPGQIVSGEGHVVCGRCRNCLAGRRHLCAHTRGIGVNRPGAFAEYVALPMSNVWEHRPGIDLDVAALFDPLGNAVHTALQFDVLGEDVLITGAGPIGAMAAAVCRHAGARHVVVTDLNPNRLALAETLGATRTVNAAEESLADVQAELGMAEGFDVGLEMSGSPAAFKDLLASMCHGGKVAMLGIPTEETAIDWNTVIFNMLTIKGVYGREMYETWYKMSVLVESGMDISPVITHRLPYTDFEQGFQAMLAGEASKVILDWE, from the coding sequence ATGAAGGCGCTGGTCAAGCGAGAGGCGGCCCCCGGGCTCTGGCTCGAGGACGTGCCCGAGCCGGAGGTCGGCATCAACGACGTGCTGGTGCGGGTCAAGCGCACCGCCATCTGCGGCACCGATCTGCATATCTACAACTGGGATGCCTGGGCGCAGCAGACCATCCCGGTGCCGATGGTGGTCGGCCACGAGTTCGTCGGCGAGATCGTCGCGGTGGGCGACAACGTCAACGACTTCCATCCCGGCCAGATCGTCTCCGGCGAGGGGCACGTGGTGTGCGGGCGCTGCCGCAACTGCCTGGCGGGGCGCCGCCACCTGTGCGCCCATACCCGCGGCATCGGGGTGAATCGACCCGGCGCCTTCGCCGAGTACGTGGCGCTGCCGATGTCCAACGTCTGGGAGCATCGCCCGGGCATCGACCTGGACGTGGCGGCACTGTTCGACCCGCTGGGCAACGCCGTGCACACCGCGCTGCAGTTCGACGTGCTGGGCGAGGACGTGCTGATCACCGGCGCCGGCCCGATCGGCGCCATGGCCGCGGCAGTGTGTCGCCATGCCGGGGCGCGCCACGTGGTGGTCACCGACCTCAATCCGAACCGGCTCGCGCTGGCGGAGACGCTGGGCGCGACGCGTACCGTCAACGCTGCGGAGGAAAGCCTGGCCGACGTGCAGGCCGAGCTCGGCATGGCCGAGGGCTTCGACGTGGGGCTGGAGATGTCCGGCAGTCCGGCGGCCTTCAAGGATCTGCTGGCCAGCATGTGCCACGGCGGCAAGGTGGCGATGCTCGGGATTCCCACCGAGGAGACGGCCATCGACTGGAACACGGTGATCTTCAACATGCTGACCATCAAGGGCGTCTACGGTCGGGAGATGTACGAGACCTGGTACAAGATGTCGGTGCTGGTGGAATCGGGGATGGATATCTCGCCGGTGATCACCCACCGTCTGCCCTATACCGACTTCGAGCAGGGCTTCCAGGCCATGCTGGCCGGCGAGGCCAGCAAGGTGATTCTGGACTGGGAGTGA
- a CDS encoding helix-turn-helix domain-containing protein has protein sequence MTTTPPDAPTPAPSQGGQLLCDRVIELRKRRGLTLDQLASACGVSRSMLSQIERGRANPTLAVTLRIAQAFGLSIGDLVDQPWTASTIEVVRGDDATHLFRDDRECRIRTLSPLHLEKHVEFYELRIAPRASLRSAPHFEGTRELLTITSGSARVVAGDSDCRLAVGDSAHYHADQDHVIENESDDELLAFLVVTYE, from the coding sequence GTGACCACCACGCCCCCCGATGCGCCGACGCCAGCGCCCTCCCAGGGCGGCCAGCTGCTCTGCGACCGCGTCATCGAGCTGCGCAAGCGACGCGGCCTGACGCTGGACCAGCTCGCTTCGGCCTGCGGCGTCAGCCGCTCGATGCTGAGCCAGATCGAGCGCGGCCGCGCCAACCCGACCCTGGCGGTGACGCTGCGCATCGCCCAGGCCTTCGGGCTCAGCATCGGCGATCTCGTCGATCAGCCCTGGACCGCCTCCACCATCGAGGTGGTGCGCGGCGACGACGCCACGCACCTGTTCCGCGACGATCGGGAATGCCGCATCCGCACCCTCTCGCCGCTGCACCTCGAGAAGCACGTGGAGTTCTACGAGCTGCGCATCGCACCGCGGGCGAGCCTGCGCAGCGCGCCGCACTTCGAGGGCACACGGGAATTATTGACCATCACGAGTGGCAGCGCCCGGGTAGTAGCGGGCGACAGCGACTGCCGGCTGGCGGTGGGGGATTCGGCGCACTATCACGCCGATCAGGATCACGTCATCGAGAACGAGAGCGACGACGAGCTGCTGGCCTTTCTGGTGGTGACCTACGAGTAA
- a CDS encoding ABC transporter permease: protein MSYSGVMPSARSRAMVRETRHLLFTVTPGAFWILLFLVLPSAYLMGVAFMTNGPYGLPQMPLSLASFERLAGFGFLGWSPGNLYTLLRSLWQTLVSTALVVVVAYPIAYYITTCREKWRPILLLAVVVPSWTNQVIRTFGWMNLLAPGTPLSELAEGLGLVAPNMGLYPSNFAVTLGLVYNFLPFMVLPLYGAFEKLDTAQVEAAQDLYASPVRAFWHAVFPQTLPGLLAGIVLVAIPAFGMYVIPELLGGGKGMMLGNLVANQFSGGANWPLGAAGAILMLLATFIGLYVMRRLGKRLGGGEEVVI, encoded by the coding sequence ATGTCCTATTCCGGCGTAATGCCCTCGGCGCGCAGCCGGGCCATGGTCCGCGAGACCCGCCACCTGCTGTTCACGGTGACCCCGGGGGCGTTCTGGATCCTGCTGTTCCTGGTACTGCCGAGTGCCTATCTGATGGGCGTGGCCTTCATGACCAACGGGCCGTATGGCCTGCCGCAGATGCCGCTGTCGCTGGCGTCCTTCGAGCGCCTGGCGGGGTTCGGCTTCCTGGGCTGGAGCCCGGGCAACCTCTATACCCTGCTGCGCTCGCTGTGGCAGACCCTGGTGTCCACCGCCCTGGTGGTGGTGGTGGCCTATCCCATCGCTTACTACATCACCACCTGCCGCGAGAAGTGGCGGCCGATCCTGCTGCTCGCCGTGGTGGTGCCGTCCTGGACCAACCAGGTGATCCGCACCTTCGGCTGGATGAACCTGCTGGCGCCGGGGACTCCCCTGTCCGAGCTGGCCGAGGGGCTGGGGCTGGTCGCTCCCAACATGGGCCTGTATCCCTCCAACTTCGCGGTCACCCTGGGGCTGGTCTACAACTTCCTGCCCTTCATGGTGCTGCCGCTCTACGGCGCCTTCGAGAAGCTGGATACCGCCCAGGTGGAGGCCGCCCAGGACCTCTACGCCAGCCCGGTGCGCGCCTTCTGGCACGCCGTCTTCCCGCAGACCCTGCCGGGGCTGCTCGCGGGCATCGTGCTGGTGGCCATTCCGGCCTTCGGCATGTACGTGATCCCCGAGCTGCTGGGCGGTGGCAAGGGCATGATGCTCGGCAACCTGGTGGCCAACCAGTTCTCGGGCGGGGCCAACTGGCCGCTGGGCGCGGCCGGCGCGATCCTGATGCTGCTGGCGACCTTCATCGGGCTCTACGTCATGCGTCGTCTCGGCAAGCGTCTGGGCGGCGGCGAGGAGGTGGTGATATGA
- a CDS encoding ABC transporter ATP-binding protein encodes MSETITAEIADEPGLRPVVEERDRGSRKASSIEMQGLHKRFGRDTVALDGVDLDIQAGEFFTLLGPSGCGKTTLLRILAGLEEPDDGSLVVGGKNVTEVPPHRRSVNTVFQSYALFPHLSVRENLAFGLKMRGLSAHERNAKVDEIARFIKLGDLVERRVDQLSGGQRQRIALARALVCEPDVLLLDEPLSALDAGLRSQLQVELLRVQKRLGMTFVFVTHDQDEAMVMSDRIAVLNGGNIQQVGAPRDVYERPVNAFVARFMGHDNLYPISAREGERLTTALGTLTVEDAGDGDLLLIRPETLDLLPGEAAGDNHLTATVAERLYRGSHAEFRLEIGDTSLQATVSNRGRHLPEVGDTVTVTVAPEDLVTLSE; translated from the coding sequence ATGAGCGAGACCATCACGGCGGAGATCGCCGACGAGCCGGGGCTGCGCCCGGTCGTCGAGGAACGGGATCGGGGGAGCCGCAAGGCGTCCTCGATCGAGATGCAGGGCCTGCACAAGCGCTTCGGGCGCGATACCGTGGCCCTCGACGGCGTCGACCTGGACATCCAGGCCGGCGAGTTCTTCACCCTGCTGGGGCCGTCCGGCTGCGGCAAGACGACCCTGCTGCGGATCCTCGCCGGCCTCGAGGAGCCGGATGACGGCTCACTGGTCGTGGGCGGCAAGAACGTCACCGAGGTGCCGCCCCACCGGCGCAGCGTCAACACTGTCTTTCAGTCCTACGCGTTGTTTCCGCATCTTTCGGTGCGCGAGAACCTGGCCTTCGGGCTGAAGATGCGCGGCCTGTCGGCCCATGAGCGCAACGCCAAGGTCGACGAGATCGCCCGCTTCATCAAGCTCGGCGACCTGGTCGAGCGGCGTGTCGATCAGCTCTCCGGGGGCCAGCGCCAGCGCATCGCCCTGGCCCGGGCGCTGGTCTGCGAGCCCGATGTGCTGCTGCTCGACGAGCCGCTTTCGGCGCTGGACGCCGGCCTGCGCAGCCAGCTGCAGGTGGAGTTGCTGCGGGTGCAGAAGCGTCTCGGCATGACCTTCGTGTTCGTCACCCACGACCAGGATGAAGCGATGGTCATGTCCGACCGCATCGCCGTGCTCAACGGTGGCAACATCCAGCAGGTCGGGGCGCCGCGTGACGTCTACGAACGACCGGTGAACGCCTTCGTGGCCCGGTTCATGGGACATGACAATCTCTACCCGATCAGCGCCCGCGAGGGGGAACGCCTGACCACGGCGCTGGGGACGCTCACCGTCGAGGACGCCGGTGACGGCGATCTGCTGTTGATCCGCCCCGAGACGCTCGATCTGTTGCCCGGCGAAGCCGCGGGCGACAACCACCTGACGGCGACGGTGGCCGAGCGGCTCTATCGCGGCAGCCACGCCGAGTTCCGTCTGGAGATCGGCGACACCTCCCTGCAGGCCACGGTCAGCAACCGCGGCCGTCACCTGCCCGAAGTGGGCGATACGGTGACGGTAACGGTGGCGCCGGAAGACCTGGTCACCCTGAGCGAGTGA